A portion of the Treponema rectale genome contains these proteins:
- a CDS encoding helicase-related protein, whose protein sequence is MGINYKKLPVYEQKDRILETLKTNQVIVVQSPTGSGKTTQLPVILHEAGYSENGIIAVTQPRRIAALSVSEFISKQLKTSYPGLVGYKMRFEDKTDSTTKIKIMTDGILLQEMKLDPWMSKYSVIMVDEAHERSLNIDFVLGLLKRVLAVRKDFKVIVSSATMNAEAFSRYFNNCPIVTIETQVFPVAMVYDPPLIKASTINEEAEEALLQKIESTIDRVLDNKENGDILVFLPGEKVIKDCMQKLEAAHFHSKIHIVPLYGRLPKEEQEKVFDSAPFGKKKVVLSTNIAETSVTINGITTVIDSGLAKLNFYSPRTFTSSLIECPVSKASCNQRRGRAGRTQEGTCYRLYQKSEFESRPEYTTEEIYRTDLSEVVLRMSELGITDFDKFDFISPPQHEDLMGAVNTLNMLGALEQDGTLSRIGKLMVEFPLEPRVSRIIVESLLMYPDVLDEVLIAAAFLSTQNPFILPVGEEMDARQAHHAFRDIQGDFVSYVKIYKTYTSVNNRERWCRNNYLDEKVMAEIFNVKTQLEEIVGDRMKVPITGGGQMDNYLCCIASGMIQFVCIREGRETYRTLTADHISIHPGSSMFKTNPLYIVAGEIVKTSRMFAMSVSPLTKNLITKINPELEFNLQHLRGKASRQLTGSFEYSGTSFREENHKVGRSDSRFAKKLEKKNKEKNDDSVSFGGHIFKIEKAKGKKVLLLPWNELKEAAAAEKNENLLAQIGAMKGRVLMNKKFTLFNNEKAEIIIKAARILNLNPIDEQEWNRKLNINISTQENLEQLIKTLGCIMRVAIAKSSSRELGFITLFTDNRGTFWYKVSRGFPTALNESISSLERLIDECNAMELNDTQKEKVNVIYRLLNSLYE, encoded by the coding sequence ATGGGAATAAACTACAAAAAACTCCCGGTCTATGAACAGAAAGACCGCATTCTTGAAACATTAAAAACAAATCAGGTTATTGTCGTACAAAGCCCGACCGGGTCCGGAAAAACAACACAGCTTCCTGTAATACTCCACGAAGCCGGCTACTCAGAAAATGGTATTATTGCCGTAACCCAACCGCGGCGAATTGCAGCTTTAAGCGTAAGTGAATTTATCTCAAAACAGTTAAAGACTTCTTATCCGGGACTTGTCGGATACAAAATGAGGTTTGAAGATAAAACTGACTCAACTACAAAAATAAAAATCATGACGGACGGAATCCTCCTTCAGGAAATGAAACTTGATCCGTGGATGAGTAAATACTCTGTCATCATGGTTGATGAAGCTCATGAGAGAAGCCTTAACATTGATTTTGTTCTCGGTCTCCTTAAACGCGTACTGGCTGTAAGAAAAGACTTCAAGGTAATAGTAAGTTCTGCGACAATGAACGCTGAAGCCTTCAGCAGATATTTTAACAACTGCCCGATCGTAACGATAGAAACTCAGGTATTTCCTGTTGCCATGGTATATGATCCGCCTCTTATAAAAGCAAGTACAATCAATGAGGAAGCAGAAGAAGCCCTGCTTCAAAAAATTGAATCTACGATTGACCGTGTCCTGGATAATAAAGAAAACGGAGACATTCTTGTTTTCCTTCCGGGAGAAAAAGTTATTAAAGACTGCATGCAGAAACTTGAAGCAGCACATTTTCATTCAAAGATTCATATAGTTCCCCTTTACGGACGGCTTCCTAAAGAAGAACAGGAAAAAGTCTTTGACAGCGCACCTTTCGGTAAAAAGAAAGTCGTTCTCAGTACAAATATTGCAGAAACCTCCGTTACGATTAACGGAATTACAACTGTAATCGACTCAGGTCTTGCAAAACTCAATTTTTATTCACCACGGACTTTTACTTCAAGCCTTATTGAATGTCCTGTAAGCAAGGCAAGCTGCAACCAGCGCCGGGGACGTGCCGGCCGTACACAGGAAGGAACCTGCTACCGTCTTTACCAAAAATCGGAATTTGAAAGCAGGCCGGAATATACAACTGAAGAAATTTACAGAACAGACTTAAGTGAAGTTGTCCTCAGAATGTCTGAACTTGGAATTACAGACTTTGATAAATTTGATTTTATTTCTCCTCCTCAGCACGAAGACCTTATGGGAGCAGTAAACACACTGAACATGCTGGGAGCACTTGAACAGGACGGAACCTTAAGCCGCATCGGAAAACTCATGGTTGAATTTCCTCTTGAACCAAGAGTAAGCCGTATCATCGTAGAAAGCCTCCTTATGTATCCTGATGTTCTGGATGAAGTTCTTATTGCAGCTGCATTCCTAAGTACACAAAATCCATTTATACTTCCAGTAGGTGAAGAAATGGATGCACGGCAGGCTCATCATGCTTTCCGTGACATACAGGGAGATTTTGTAAGCTATGTAAAGATTTACAAAACCTATACTTCCGTAAACAACAGGGAACGCTGGTGCAGGAACAATTACCTTGACGAAAAAGTCATGGCCGAAATCTTTAATGTAAAAACACAGCTGGAAGAAATTGTCGGAGACAGAATGAAAGTTCCGATTACAGGCGGCGGACAGATGGATAACTACCTGTGCTGCATTGCCAGCGGAATGATTCAGTTTGTATGCATCAGGGAAGGAAGGGAAACCTACCGTACGCTGACTGCTGATCATATTTCCATTCATCCCGGCTCTTCAATGTTCAAGACAAATCCCCTTTACATTGTTGCAGGAGAAATCGTCAAGACAAGCCGTATGTTTGCAATGAGCGTCTCACCTCTGACAAAAAATCTTATTACAAAAATAAATCCGGAACTGGAATTTAATCTTCAGCATCTCAGGGGCAAGGCTTCCCGTCAGCTTACCGGCTCCTTTGAATATTCAGGAACAAGTTTCAGGGAAGAAAACCATAAAGTCGGAAGAAGTGATTCCCGCTTTGCAAAAAAACTGGAAAAGAAAAATAAAGAAAAAAATGATGATTCCGTAAGTTTTGGCGGACACATTTTTAAGATAGAAAAAGCAAAAGGAAAGAAAGTTCTTTTACTTCCATGGAATGAATTAAAAGAGGCTGCTGCTGCAGAAAAAAATGAAAACCTTCTGGCTCAGATCGGTGCAATGAAGGGCCGTGTACTGATGAATAAAAAGTTTACTCTGTTTAATAATGAAAAAGCAGAAATCATCATTAAGGCAGCAAGAATCCTTAATCTTAATCCTATTGATGAACAGGAATGGAACAGAAAGCTTAATATAAATATCAGCACGCAGGAAAATCTAGAACAGCTTATTAAAACCCTCGGCTGCATAATGCGCGTTGCAATTGCAAAAAGTTCTTCCAGGGAACTTGGTTTCATTACACTTTTTACAGACAACAGGGGAACCTTCTGGTATAAAGTATCAAGAGGCTTTCCTACTGCACTGAATGAAAGCATATCATCTCTTGAGCGCCTGATAGATGAATGCAATGCTATGGAGTTAAATGATACACAGAAAGAAAAGGTAAACGTCATATACAGACTTCTTAATTCTTTATATGAATAA